Proteins encoded in a region of the Sugiyamaella lignohabitans strain CBS 10342 chromosome B, complete sequence genome:
- the TOM1 gene encoding E3 ubiquitin-protein ligase TOM1 (E3 ubiquitin ligase of the hect-domain class; has a role in mRNA export from the nucleus and may regulate transcriptional coactivators; involved in degradation of excess histones; interacts with Dia2p and is required for Dia2p degradation; required to target Cdc6p for ubiquitin-mediated destruction during G1 phase; GO_component: GO:0016021 - integral component of membrane [Evidence ISM] [PMID 12192589]; GO_component: GO:0005730 - nucleolus [Evidence IEA]; GO_component: GO:0005730 - nucleolus [Evidence IDA] [PMID 14562095]; GO_component: GO:0005634 - nucleus [Evidence IEA]; GO_component: GO:0005634 - nucleus [Evidence IDA] [PMID 14562095]; GO_function: GO:0016874 - ligase activity [Evidence IEA]; GO_function: GO:0004842 - ubiquitin-protein transferase activity [Evidence IEA]; GO_function: GO:0004842 - ubiquitin-protein transferase activity [Evidence IDA] [PMID 19578373]; GO_process: GO:0007049 - cell cycle [Evidence IEA]; GO_process: GO:0000448 - cleavage in ITS2 between 5.8S rRNA and LSU-rRNA of tricistronic rRNA transcript (SSU-rRNA, 5.8S rRNA, LSU-rRNA) [Evidence IMP] [PMID 11238398]; GO_process: GO:0000480 - endonucleolytic cleavage in 5'-ETS of tricistronic rRNA transcript (SSU-rRNA, 5.8S rRNA, LSU-rRNA) [Evidence IMP] [PMID 11238398]; GO_process: GO:0000447 - endonucleolytic cleavage in ITS1 to separate SSU-rRNA from 5.8S rRNA and LSU-rRNA from tricistronic rRNA transcript (SSU-rRNA, 5.8S rRNA, LSU-rRNA) [Evidence IMP] [PMID 11238398]; GO_process: GO:0000472 - endonucleolytic cleavage to generate mature 5'-end of SSU-rRNA from (SSU-rRNA, 5.8S rRNA, LSU-rRNA) [Evidence IMP] [PMID 11238398]; GO_process: GO:0051028 - mRNA transport [Evidence IEA]; GO_process: GO:0007067 - mitotic nuclear division [Evidence IMP] [PMID 10395901]; GO_process: GO:0006913 - nucleocytoplasmic transport [Evidence IMP] [PMID 10395901]; GO_process: GO:0006997 - nucleus organization [Evidence IMP] [PMID 10395901]; GO_process: GO:0016567 - protein ubiquitination [Evidence IEA]; GO_process: GO:0016567 - protein ubiquitination [Evidence IDA] [PMID 19578373]; GO_process: GO:0042787 - protein ubiquitination involved in ubiquitin-dependent protein catabolic process [Evidence IBA]; GO_process: GO:0042787 - protein ubiquitination involved in ubiquitin-dependent protein catabolic process [Evidence IMP] [PMID 23129771]; GO_process: GO:0006364 - rRNA processing [Evidence IEA]; GO_process: GO:0008361 - regulation of cell size [Evidence IMP] [PMID 12089449]; GO_process: GO:0006355 - regulation of transcription, DNA-templated [Evidence IEA]; GO_process: GO:0006351 - transcription, DNA-templated [Evidence IEA]; GO_process: GO:0006810 - transport [Evidence IEA]), whose translation MDIEIDQGDDEDDWESYDEENDGELFPEDLDDETVNALDELSGRPSRGRTVAPFSEEDGDDIIYSTRQSIMEDGHREYSSDDEGDDEEEDEESIDIDYEDDGDNYYEFSNAFSRLGGIRIDGHRHGHGHEDAIANPLLSQPSATPRTAAPWSVHTNPLRNVSQSGPPQGILSAILGQFIGAFSGQERGIDISQIDINHHGGGMEALLPIDAPGFHRSDRHSGDNFYNIPHAGHVSTSGRWLDASRMFDVFSRIEIAGRVLIAIFNRIVPYALEEKKRCVAIEKEINAILEQNRLIKDEIERKRKEQEEEQKRREEEEAAAAAAVAQEAARLQEAASVIEDEPTSMEEDDEPPAQASGPRTFVSISGQDVDITGLGIDPTFLEALPADIREEVFTQHLRELRSSGAGAGGSSREIEPEFLEALPEHIRDELISEEEAMDRRSRFAGESFVSGGGASDMDMASFLATLDPALRQTVLLEQGEDALQALPAEIAQEAQELRSRSIANFSQAPGSGSRGGFRSRAIFGDRLRHSLEGAFGENETDEEEDGVPDEHERLLENSERRLTQKVLSAAALHLIDRSGIAALIRLLYLPQSVNQRDQLHELLFNLCSNKQSRTDILNIIIHVLQDGSADSHSLERGFLQISNRAVNFSSKEGKDQPGKSFTPKTPNFTPGKNAGSSNGYLCLNEEISPVIVTQQVLEALEYLVRYSGSVKYFFLCEHEFPVGLKRHGKSKQKVKEKERDNRDLKFPINMLIHFLDRPVVYENNLTLELLSSLIQEVTRSLPVVLKQPTKEKDKEPDSGVSDIVVADAPNVQESKPEDDSDIPKRNHKMIDAPYIPEKNLKRISSILTAKECSSRTFQQTLAVMHNLCAIPGVKDLFGRELLEQAISVGPNLISDLKELLHRVEMVERGSDLQGGALVKFSSGSSDQTKLLRVLTAIDYLFNPSRDQKDKDDSDKDSSKDNAAKYLKSLYEKMTFGPLWGALSDCLRLIQDRQDMIHVATALLPLIEALMVICKNSRVKDVELRDHNRYEAKKYDIATEPLESLFFSFTDEHRKILNQMVRNNPKLMSGSFSILIKNPKALEFDNKRRYFYRRIYNNNQNSSGTISIHVRRDQVFLDSYKALYFKSASEIKNSRFNIRFQGEEGVDAGGVTREWYQVLSRQIFNPDYALFSPVASDSTTFHPNRTSWVNPEHLSFFKFIGRIIGKAIFDFKLLDCHFSRAVYKKILGKPVSIKDMETLDLDYYKSLVWMLENDITDIITETFSIEAEDYGEQKIIDLKPGGRDIPVTEENKHEYVRLVVDYRLIKSVQEQLDHFLEGKFNQSNSTVVRTLTDYIGFHDIIPKDVVAIFDEQELELVISGMPDIDIDDWRNNTEYHNYTPSSPQIKWFWRAVRSFDAEEKAKLLQFATGTSKVPLNGFEKLEGMNGVSRFNIHRDYGSKDRLPSSHTCFNQIDLPEYESYETLRGALRTAITEGREGFGFA comes from the exons atggatattgaaattgatcagggcgatgatgaggatgactGGGAATCttatgatgaagaaaatgatggtGAACTCTTTCCTGAAGATCTTGACGATGAGACTGTGAACGCCTTGGACGAGTTGTCTGGGCGCCCTAGTCGCGGTCGCACTGTTGCACCTTtcagtgaagaagatggtgatgatatcaTCTATTCCACACGTCAGTCCATTATGGAGGATGGGCACCGCGAATATTCGAGCGATGACGAaggtgatgatgaagaagaggatgaggaGTCCATAGATATTGACTATGAGGACGATGGTGACAATTACTATGAATTTAGTAATGCATTTTCCCGTTTGG GTGGGATACGTATTGATGGACATCGACATGGACATGGTCATGAGGATGCCATAGCTAATCCACTTTTATCACAACCTAGTGCTACTCCTCGTACAGCGGCTCCTTGGTCTGTTCATACTAATCCGCTTAGGAATGTTTCTCAAAGTGGTCCTCCACAGGGGATTTTATCTGCTATATTGGGTCAATTTATTGGTGCTTTCAGTGGCCAAGAGAGAGGTATCGATATTAGCCAGATTGATATTAATCACCACGGTGGCGGTATGGAAGCACTGCTCCCTATTGATGCACCTGGTTTCCATCGCTCAGATAGACACAGTGGTGACAACTTTTACAACATTCCACATGCCGGCCATGTGAGTACGAGTGGAAGATGGCTCGATGCCTCTCGAATGTTTGATGTTTTTTCACGCATAGAAATCGCTGGTCGTGTGCTTATTGCTATTTTCAACCGTATAGTTCCATatgctcttgaagaaaaaaagaggtGTGTGGCCATTGAAAAGGAAATCAATGCTATTCTTGAGCAAAACCGACTGATAAAGGATGAAATTGAACGCAAGAGGAaggaacaagaagaagagcagaagaggcgagaagaggaagaggcagcagcagcagctgctgtcgcTCAAGAGGCAGCCAGACTTCAAGAAGCAGCGTCAGTGATAGAGGATGAGCCTACAAGTATGGAAGAGGACGACGAACCCCCTGCCCAGGCATCTGGACCCAGAACTTTCGTGTCAATTAGTGGTCAAGATGTTGACATAACGGGTCTAGGGATTGATCCAACATTTTTAGAAGCTCTACCGGCCGACATCCGTGAAGAGGTTTTCACACAACACCTGCGTGAGTTGCGATCTTCGGGAGCGGGTGCTGGTGGAAGTAGCAGGGAAATTGAGCCCGAGTTTCTGGAAGCTCTTCCTGAGCATATTAGAGACGAATTGATtagtgaagaagaggctaTGGATcgaagaagcagatttGCAGGGGAAAGCTTTGTAAGCGGGGGTGGCGCTAGTGATATGGATATGGCAAGTTTTTTGGCTACTTTGGACCCGGCACTCCGTCAAACTGTTTTATTGGAACAGGGTGAGGATGCTCTGCAAGCGCTTCCTGCTGAAATTGCACAAGAGGCGCAAGAGCTGCGAAGTAGAAGTATTGCTAATTTCTCTCAAGCACCTGGAAGCGGGTCTCGAGGAGGTTTCAGATCGAGAGCAATATTTGGGGACAGATTAAGGCACAGTCTTGAAGGTGCATTTGGTGAAAACGAAAcagatgaggaagaggatGGAGTTCCTGATGAGCATGAACGTCTTCTTGAGAACTCAGAGCGAAGGCTTACTCAAAAGGTTCTGTCAGCTGCCGCGTTGCACTTAATTGATCGTTCCGGCATTGCTGCTCTTATAAGGTTACTTTATCTTCCGCAAAGTGTGAACCAGCGCGACCAGCTACATGAGCTATTGTTTAATCTGTGCAGCAATAAGCAAAGCCGAACCGATATTTTGAACATTATTATCCATGTCCTTCAAGATGGTTCTGCTGATTCGCACTCGCTGGAACGAGGTTTTTTGCAAATATCAAATCGCGCAGTCAATTTTTCTAGTAAAGAGGGCAAAGATCAACCAGGCAAGTCTTTTACTCCCAAGACACCAAACTTCACTCCTGGAAAGAATGCAGGCAGCTCTAATGGCTACCTCTGCTTGAACGAAGAAATTTCGCCAGTGATAGTCACTCAACAGGTTTTAGAAGCCCTAGAGTATTTAGTGCGATATAGTGGGAGTGTCAAATATTTCTTCCTTTGTGAGCATGAATTTCCTGTTGGGTTAAAACGCCATGGAAAGTCCAAACAAAAggtcaaagaaaaagaacggGACAATCGGGATTTGAAGTTTCCGATAAATATGCTCATTCACTTTTTAGATAGACCTGTTGTTTACGAAAACAATTTGACTTTGGAACTGCTATCTTCTCTGATTCAAGAGGTGACCCGCTCACTACCGGTTGTTCTGAAACAGCCTACTAAGgaaaaagataaagagCCGGATTCTGGCGTTTCTGATATCGTGGTTGCGGACGCTCCGAATGTACAGGAGTCCAAACCTGAGGATGATTCTGATATTCCTAAGCGCAATCATAAGATGATTGATGCTCCGTATATCCCGGAGAAGAATTTGAAACGGATTTCCAGCATTCTAACAGCCAAGGAATGTAGCAGCAGGACATTCCAGCAAACGCTTGCGGTTATGCACAACCTGTGCGCTATACCTGGAGTAAAAGATCTATTTGGTAGAGAACTGCTTGAGCAGGCAATCTCAGTAGGCCCAAACCTAATATCTGACCTGAAGGAATTACTTCATAGGGTTGAAATGGTCGAAAGAGGTTCAGACCTCCAAGGAGGTGCCTTGGTTAAGTTCTCATCGGGAAGTTCTGATCAGACAAAACTTTTACGAGTATTGACGGCTATTGACTATCTATTCAATCCTAGCCGGGATCAGAAGGATAAGGATGATTCAGATAAGGACTCCTCAAAAGACAACGCAGCGAAATATCTGAAATCTCTTTATGAGAAGATGACGTTTGGACCCCTATGGGGTGCGCTTAGCGATTGTCTCAGACTGATTCAAGACAGGCAAGACATGATACATGTCGCCACGGCTCTACTACCTCTTATCGAGGCTCTCATGGTTATTTGTAAGAACAGTAGAGTTAAAGATGTGGAATTGAGAGATCACAACAGATATGAGGCTAAGAAGTACGATATTGCTACAGAGCCCCTGGAAAGTTTATTCTTTTCCTTTACAGACGAGCATCGTAAAATATTGAACCAAATGGTCCGAAATAATCCGAAGTTGATGAGTGGATCCTTTTCAATTCTAATTAAAAACCCTAAGGCATTGGAGTTCGATAATAAGCGCAGATATTTCTATCGTCGAATTTATAACAATAACCAAAATTCCAGTGGAACTATATCAATTCACGTTCGAAGAGACCAAGTGTTTTTAGACTCTTACAAGGCACTTTACTTCAAATCGGCCtcagaaatcaagaactcTAGGTTCAATATTAGATTCCAAGGCGAAGAAGGTGTTGATGCAGGCGGAGTCACCCGTGAATGGTACCAGGTCCTATCGCGACAGATATTCAATCCAGATTATGCCTTGTTTTCTCCAGTTGCGTCAGATAGCACCACATTTCATCCTAATAGAACATCATGGGTGAATCCCGAACATTTgtcatttttcaaattcattGGTCGTATAATTGGCAAAGCTATTTTTGACTTCAAGCTTCTCGACTGTCATTTTAGTCGTGCGGTGTACAAAAAGATTCTAGGCAAGCCTGTATCAATTAAGGACATGGAAACATTGGATCTTGACTATTACAAATCTTTAGTTTGGATGCTGGAAAATGATATCACAGATATTATTACAGAaacattttcaattgagGCTGAAGATTATGGTGAGCAAAAGATTATCGATTTGAAACCTGGTGGGCGCGATATTCCGGTGACTGAGGAGAACAAACATGAGTATGTTCGTCTTGTCGTCGATTACAGATTAATTAAAAGTGTACAAGAACAGCTGGACCATTTCCTAGAGGGTAAGTTtaatcaatcaaattcGACAGTAGTAAGAACACTAACAGATTATATAGGTTTCCACGACATCATTCCAAAAGATGTGGTCGCCATTTTTGATGAGCAGGAGTTAGAGCTCGTAATTTCGGGTATGCCTGACATTGACATTGATGATTGGAGGAATAACACTGAATACCACAATTATacaccatcatcaccacaAATTAAATGGTTCTGGAGAGCAGTTCGTTCATTTGATGCAGAAGAGAAGGCTAAACTCCTACAGTTTGCAACAGGCACATCCAAAGTACCTTTGAATGGGTTTGAGAAGCTTGAGGGTATGAACGGAGTTTCCAGATTCAATATCCATCGTGATTATGGTAGTAAGGATCGATTACCTTCGTCTCATACCTGTTTTAATCAAATTGATTTGCCAGAGTATGAATCGTACGAAACTTTGCGAGGTGCTTTGAGAACTGCGATTACTGAAGGAAGAGAAGGGTTTGGATTTGCATAG